Proteins encoded together in one Bacillota bacterium window:
- a CDS encoding sugar ABC transporter permease has protein sequence MDGVASPMRLSYLTASEKRNFRNGVLFAFPIIIGLALFVIYPVAMSLYYSLTNYDAIRHPAFIGMRNYATLLTKDAIFARSIQNTLYMVLIALPLGMIINFAIALLLNTKIKFLAVYRTLFYLPSITPAVATAMLWLWILNPQYGLLNSILYKLGIIGPGWLSDPAWSKPSLILMGLWRGGNAILIYLAGLQDVPKELYEAAEIDGAKSLARTVHITLPMVSPVIFFNLIMGLIGYFQYFTEAYIMTYAGAGQLGGPAESTMFYATYLYQNAFMFFKMGYASAQAWILYILILLCTVLLFRTSSWVYYRGM, from the coding sequence ATGGACGGGGTGGCTTCTCCAATGAGACTCTCATATTTGACCGCATCAGAGAAACGCAATTTCCGCAATGGGGTCCTGTTCGCCTTCCCAATAATCATAGGGTTGGCGTTATTCGTTATATACCCAGTGGCCATGTCTCTCTATTACAGTCTAACGAATTATGACGCGATCCGGCATCCTGCTTTTATAGGGATGCGTAATTATGCAACTCTATTGACCAAGGATGCGATATTCGCGCGGTCTATTCAAAATACCCTATATATGGTGCTTATCGCTCTACCACTTGGAATGATCATAAATTTCGCCATCGCTTTGCTTCTCAATACCAAGATCAAATTCCTTGCTGTATACCGGACCCTGTTTTATCTGCCGTCGATCACGCCCGCCGTGGCAACTGCCATGCTCTGGCTCTGGATATTGAATCCTCAGTATGGGCTTTTGAATTCAATCCTATATAAACTTGGAATCATCGGGCCTGGATGGCTTTCTGACCCCGCCTGGAGCAAACCTTCTCTGATACTTATGGGGCTATGGAGAGGCGGGAACGCCATCCTGATTTATCTCGCTGGTCTTCAGGACGTTCCTAAAGAACTCTATGAGGCAGCTGAAATTGATGGGGCAAAATCACTGGCCAGGACAGTACACATAACCCTACCTATGGTGAGTCCGGTAATATTCTTTAACCTGATCATGGGGCTGATTGGTTATTTCCAATATTTTACTGAAGCCTATATTATGACATATGCAGGCGCCGGACAGCTGGGAGGCCCAGCTGAATCCACGATGTTCTATGCTACCTATCTATATCAGAACGCTTTCATGTTTTTTAAGATGGGATATGCGAGCGCTCAAGCCTGGATTCTTTATATACTCATTCTGCTTTGCACAGTTTTACTGTTCAGGACCTCCAGCTGGGTGTATTACAGAGGCATGTAA
- a CDS encoding ABC transporter substrate-binding protein produces MMKRINRCGMVVLIIAAFLLVATLGTSAAEKRIVRYWTGWTGFEAKELQKIIDDFNATHPNIEVRMTNVWGQYDKFLTAVAGGDPPEVASCVWTSQIAPFAARDALLPLDQYIKRDKIDPNDFMPGLWRSFDFEGHIYGMAATTNSTMIAYNKGIFREVGLDPNEPPRTLDELNKAIDKTTKIDKRGYIERIGYLPSSLYHWGLVFGGNFYDEAKHRVTANDPHIVSALEWLGSFAKRYDIRKLQAFQAGFGARQSPNNPFFVGKQVMVDAGEWQISEARRYAPKLDFAFFPAPPPAGGRKNVTIFEGSMFVIPKGSKYPDEAWEFIKYITGPEASERFCYALQNISPRKKVAYMDKFTKDPRFKMGIDLLAGENAYGPIRIPVADTYYAEMAKAVDYVRQGQKTAKQALDDLTKLVQGELDQFYASKK; encoded by the coding sequence ATGATGAAACGTATTAATCGGTGTGGTATGGTCGTCCTCATAATCGCCGCGTTTCTGCTGGTTGCGACTCTTGGAACATCGGCCGCAGAGAAAAGAATCGTACGCTATTGGACCGGCTGGACAGGATTTGAGGCGAAAGAACTACAAAAGATAATCGACGATTTCAATGCCACCCATCCGAACATTGAAGTACGCATGACCAATGTGTGGGGGCAATACGACAAATTCCTCACCGCTGTCGCTGGTGGCGACCCACCCGAAGTGGCTTCTTGCGTTTGGACCAGCCAGATAGCTCCCTTTGCAGCTAGAGACGCCCTTCTACCGCTCGATCAATATATCAAGCGGGATAAAATAGATCCCAACGACTTCATGCCCGGACTGTGGCGTTCCTTTGATTTTGAGGGGCACATCTATGGTATGGCTGCGACCACTAACTCTACGATGATTGCATATAACAAGGGGATATTCCGAGAAGTGGGTCTGGATCCTAACGAACCTCCACGTACGCTGGATGAATTAAATAAGGCTATAGATAAGACCACAAAGATCGACAAGCGAGGCTACATAGAACGCATCGGTTATCTACCTTCCTCGCTATACCACTGGGGACTCGTGTTTGGTGGGAACTTCTATGACGAGGCCAAGCACCGTGTAACGGCAAATGATCCTCATATCGTTTCTGCACTAGAATGGCTCGGAAGCTTCGCCAAGAGATATGATATCCGCAAGCTCCAGGCGTTCCAGGCGGGCTTTGGCGCGAGGCAAAGTCCTAACAACCCATTCTTTGTCGGCAAGCAGGTAATGGTAGATGCAGGCGAATGGCAGATCAGTGAAGCAAGGCGCTACGCTCCGAAACTGGACTTCGCTTTCTTCCCGGCGCCACCGCCAGCTGGAGGCCGCAAGAACGTCACTATCTTCGAAGGAAGTATGTTTGTGATACCCAAAGGCTCGAAATATCCTGATGAGGCATGGGAATTTATCAAATATATAACAGGCCCGGAGGCGTCAGAACGGTTCTGCTATGCGCTTCAGAACATCTCGCCACGAAAGAAAGTGGCATACATGGACAAATTCACTAAAGATCCTCGGTTCAAGATGGGAATCGACCTGTTGGCAGGAGAAAATGCCTATGGTCCCATCAGGATTCCTGTCGCAGACACTTACTATGCAGAGATGGCAAAAGCTGTAGATTATGTGCGTCAGGGACAGAAAACAGCTAAGCAGGCATTAGATGACCTGACGAAACTTGTCCAGGGGGAACTTGACCAATTCTACGCTTCAAAGAAATAA
- a CDS encoding LacI family DNA-binding transcriptional regulator, with product MSSKVTVSAIAELAGVSRSTVSRVLNNSNYPVSDVTRAKVMRAMKTLGYTLDPLQSSQEKTSPRLIGIVALSLNQSFFGDIIQAIEDTAGEYGHGIVTYTTNGDPERERECLGKMAELRVTGVIAVPGWRSDPEPYIRLEKSGIPVVFVTNRLEIDEIPYVMVDSRQAAATAVRYFADLGFTRIVHLAGPKGAVDSELRLMGYRDALEQLGIGYNEKYVFQPCHGWESGYDTMTFILKKQLVELPFAALFYCDSVAWGAMQAVQDAGFNCPRDVSIMGFDDMPYAEYLRPKLSAVSQPKGMQGELAVNMLINRIEGKQVKSKLLTCGLALRESCAPVIDQKASERR from the coding sequence GTGTCGAGCAAAGTGACAGTAAGCGCCATAGCCGAACTCGCCGGTGTATCCAGGAGCACTGTTTCGAGAGTACTCAATAATAGCAATTATCCTGTCTCTGACGTAACACGGGCCAAGGTAATGCGCGCCATGAAAACCCTCGGTTATACCCTAGATCCTCTCCAGAGTTCTCAGGAAAAGACCAGCCCCAGATTGATAGGCATTGTAGCGTTATCACTCAATCAATCTTTCTTTGGAGATATCATTCAGGCCATTGAGGATACTGCGGGGGAATATGGCCATGGAATAGTCACCTACACAACGAATGGTGATCCTGAACGTGAACGCGAATGCCTGGGGAAAATGGCGGAATTGCGCGTCACAGGAGTCATCGCTGTCCCAGGCTGGAGATCCGACCCCGAACCGTACATACGATTAGAAAAGTCCGGAATTCCTGTAGTTTTCGTAACAAACCGCCTGGAGATCGACGAAATTCCCTACGTGATGGTTGATTCCAGACAGGCTGCCGCGACCGCTGTCCGCTATTTCGCTGATCTCGGATTCACCCGCATTGTGCACCTAGCTGGCCCCAAGGGCGCAGTTGACTCTGAACTTAGACTAATGGGTTACAGGGATGCCTTGGAGCAGCTCGGCATCGGGTACAACGAAAAATACGTATTCCAGCCATGTCATGGATGGGAATCAGGCTATGACACAATGACATTCATACTCAAAAAACAGCTTGTAGAACTGCCCTTTGCAGCTCTCTTTTACTGTGACAGTGTGGCCTGGGGGGCCATGCAGGCTGTACAGGACGCGGGATTTAACTGTCCGAGGGATGTCAGCATCATGGGCTTTGATGATATGCCCTACGCGGAATACCTGCGCCCCAAACTTAGCGCAGTGTCCCAGCCCAAGGGAATGCAAGGGGAGCTTGCGGTAAATATGCTCATCAACCGAATAGAAGGAAAACAGGTAAAAAGCAAGCTACTCACATGCGGGTTGGCCTTGCGCGAGTCATGTGCGCCGGTTATAGATCAAAAAGCGTCTGAAAGGAGATGA
- a CDS encoding ABC transporter permease yields the protein MLGYIARRILYAIPTIILVSIVSFIIIQLPPGDYLTSYIAQLSQSGVTVDEATIASLTKRYGLDQPIYVQYFKWVWGMLHGDFGQSFEWNRPVSSLIWERLALTFVVSLFTMLFTWVVSFPVGVYSATHQYSIGDYIVTFLGFIGIATPNFMLALVLMWIAYAYFGQSVGGLFSPAFVEAPWSMAKFVDMLRHLWIPVIVIGLGGTAGLIRTLRANLLDELSRPYVVTARAKGVPEGRLLYKYPVRIALIPFISTVGWSLPGLISGETITAVVLSLPTTGPLLLRALQSQDMYLAGSFIMLLSILTIIGTLVSDILLAWLDPRIRYE from the coding sequence TTGCTAGGGTATATTGCTAGACGTATTCTCTATGCTATTCCTACCATCATACTTGTATCAATAGTCTCCTTCATAATTATCCAGCTGCCTCCTGGCGACTACCTCACGTCATATATAGCTCAGCTGAGCCAGTCAGGCGTGACGGTAGACGAGGCTACGATAGCGTCCCTCACGAAGCGCTATGGCCTCGACCAACCCATATACGTCCAGTATTTCAAATGGGTATGGGGGATGCTGCATGGAGACTTTGGCCAGTCTTTTGAATGGAATAGGCCAGTGAGTTCCCTCATTTGGGAGAGACTTGCCCTCACCTTCGTCGTGTCTCTTTTCACCATGTTGTTCACCTGGGTTGTATCGTTCCCGGTGGGCGTCTATTCGGCGACTCACCAATATTCAATAGGCGACTACATTGTAACCTTCCTTGGATTCATCGGAATTGCCACCCCAAACTTCATGTTAGCCCTCGTCCTCATGTGGATAGCCTATGCTTATTTCGGCCAGAGTGTAGGCGGGCTTTTCTCTCCTGCGTTTGTGGAGGCGCCGTGGAGTATGGCGAAGTTCGTGGACATGCTGAGGCACTTATGGATACCGGTGATTGTCATCGGTTTGGGTGGCACAGCTGGGCTCATAAGGACTTTGAGGGCCAACCTGCTCGATGAGCTCAGCAGGCCTTACGTGGTCACGGCCAGAGCAAAAGGAGTGCCAGAGGGGAGGCTTCTTTACAAGTATCCTGTCAGAATCGCCCTGATACCCTTTATCAGCACTGTTGGCTGGTCGCTTCCCGGGCTCATATCAGGTGAAACCATAACTGCAGTGGTGCTCAGCTTGCCTACCACAGGACCTTTGCTTTTGAGAGCCCTTCAAAGCCAGGATATGTATCTGGCCGGCAGCTTCATCATGTTGCTCAGCATTCTGACGATCATAGGCACTCTCGTGTCTGATATATTGCTTGCCTGGCTGGATCCTAGAATAAGGTACGAGTAG
- a CDS encoding ABC transporter permease yields MSSEDKRENNNKPVANNNGVIPEITEEEAPAGDERIYVASQWQLTWWKFRRHRLAIVSGIVLIIIYLLAAFCEFLSPYDPNVYDVKYTYAPPQRIRFIDKDGRFHMRPFVYGYKREIDLETLRRKYVPDPDKVYPIYFFVKGAPYKFWGIWESDLHLFGVKEGTIFLLGADRMGRDMFSRILYGARISTTIGLVGVLMSFVLGIIIGGFSGYYGGTFDVITQRVIEFLRSIPTIPLWMALSAALPPHWPPLRVYFGITVILSLIGWTHLARVVRSRFLSLREEDFVMAARLVGASEFRIITRHMVPSFMSYIIASITLSIPGMILGETSLSFLGLGLRPPTISWGVLLQEAQNVRTVALTPWLLLPGLMVVITVLAFNFLGDGLRDAADPYAR; encoded by the coding sequence ATGTCATCAGAGGATAAGCGGGAAAACAACAATAAACCGGTCGCGAACAATAATGGCGTAATTCCTGAGATAACGGAAGAGGAAGCCCCAGCTGGTGATGAAAGGATATACGTTGCTTCCCAATGGCAGCTCACATGGTGGAAGTTCAGGCGACATCGTTTAGCTATTGTAAGTGGGATTGTGCTCATCATAATATATCTCCTTGCGGCTTTTTGTGAATTCCTCTCTCCCTATGACCCAAACGTCTATGACGTCAAGTACACCTATGCCCCGCCTCAGAGGATCCGCTTCATCGATAAAGACGGCAGGTTCCATATGAGGCCCTTCGTCTACGGGTATAAGCGGGAAATCGATTTGGAGACCCTGAGACGAAAGTATGTTCCTGATCCTGATAAGGTATATCCCATATACTTCTTTGTCAAAGGGGCACCATATAAGTTTTGGGGGATTTGGGAGAGCGACCTTCATCTCTTTGGAGTCAAGGAAGGCACCATCTTCCTTTTGGGCGCTGATCGAATGGGGCGGGATATGTTCTCTCGGATTCTTTATGGGGCGAGGATCTCTACCACGATCGGGCTTGTGGGGGTGCTGATGAGCTTTGTGCTGGGGATCATAATCGGGGGATTCTCAGGCTACTATGGTGGAACCTTTGATGTTATAACCCAGCGTGTCATCGAGTTTCTCAGGAGTATACCAACTATTCCTCTATGGATGGCATTGAGCGCAGCGCTTCCTCCTCACTGGCCTCCACTTCGAGTGTATTTCGGTATCACCGTCATTCTTTCCCTTATTGGATGGACTCACCTTGCAAGAGTAGTGAGGAGCCGGTTCCTCTCACTGAGGGAGGAAGACTTCGTAATGGCGGCCAGGCTCGTCGGAGCCAGTGAATTCAGGATAATAACCAGGCATATGGTCCCGTCATTCATGAGCTACATCATAGCATCGATCACTCTTTCCATCCCGGGAATGATCCTGGGTGAGACAAGTCTAAGCTTCCTGGGGCTCGGACTCCGCCCGCCAACGATAAGTTGGGGCGTTCTCCTGCAGGAGGCCCAGAACGTGAGAACAGTCGCTTTGACCCCGTGGCTTCTGCTCCCAGGCCTGATGGTGGTAATCACGGTGCTGGCATTCAATTTCCTAGGCGATGGGCTCCGGGATGCGGCAGATCCTTATGCCAGGTAG
- a CDS encoding ABC transporter ATP-binding protein produces MGNNDILLEVNGLKTYFFYDEGTVRALDGVSFELGKNKTLGVVGESGCGKSVTAQSILRILGPRGKIVEGNIILHRGEEEGGDLDLTTLDPTGPEIRRIRGKEIAMIFQEPMTSLSPVYTIGNQIIEAILLHQDVDQKQARKQAIEMLARVGIPRPEQRIDEYPYQLSGGMRQRAMIAMALSCHPKLLIADEPTTALDVTIQAQILDLMRDLQREFGMSIMMITHNLGVIAEMAEDVVVMYLGRIVESTSVDDLFHNPMHPYTKALLKSIPKVGRKSRERLESIKGVVPDAYNIPPGCSFHPRCPQFKRGVCDKEIPKLVEVAPGHRVSCLLYGEVEKDA; encoded by the coding sequence ATGGGTAATAATGATATTCTGCTAGAGGTGAACGGCCTCAAGACATATTTCTTCTATGATGAGGGCACGGTAAGAGCCCTGGATGGTGTTAGCTTTGAACTCGGGAAGAACAAGACCCTGGGAGTGGTTGGGGAGAGCGGGTGCGGCAAGAGTGTCACCGCCCAGTCTATCCTGAGGATCTTAGGGCCAAGAGGGAAGATCGTGGAGGGGAATATCATCCTGCACAGAGGCGAGGAAGAGGGCGGGGATTTGGACCTCACCACACTGGATCCAACAGGTCCTGAGATAAGGCGGATCCGGGGCAAGGAGATAGCTATGATCTTCCAGGAGCCGATGACCTCCCTTAGCCCTGTTTACACTATAGGGAATCAGATAATAGAGGCTATACTTCTCCACCAGGATGTGGATCAAAAGCAGGCACGCAAGCAGGCCATAGAGATGCTGGCTCGTGTTGGGATACCGAGGCCTGAGCAGAGGATAGATGAGTATCCCTATCAGTTGAGTGGTGGGATGAGGCAGAGGGCGATGATAGCCATGGCCTTGTCATGCCACCCCAAGCTTTTGATAGCTGATGAGCCCACAACGGCCCTGGATGTCACGATCCAGGCGCAGATACTGGATCTGATGCGGGACCTGCAGAGAGAGTTTGGGATGTCCATAATGATGATCACCCATAACCTCGGGGTTATAGCCGAGATGGCAGAAGATGTGGTGGTCATGTATCTTGGAAGGATAGTTGAGAGCACATCAGTTGATGATCTATTCCATAACCCGATGCATCCATACACAAAGGCTCTGTTGAAGTCAATCCCCAAGGTGGGGAGAAAGAGCAGGGAGAGGCTGGAGTCCATAAAGGGAGTAGTCCCTGATGCCTATAACATACCCCCGGGATGCTCGTTCCATCCGAGGTGCCCTCAGTTTAAGAGGGGAGTATGTGACAAAGAGATCCCGAAGCTGGTGGAGGTTGCCCCCGGGCACCGGGTAAGCTGCCTTTTATATGGCGAGGTGGAGAAAGATGCGTAA
- a CDS encoding dipeptide ABC transporter ATP-binding protein, translating into MRKNILLEVKDLKKHFPIRKGIWRHVVGYVKAVDDVSFRIPEGETLGLVGESGCGKTTTGRCILRAIDPTSGQILFRKNGEMVDVASLDHKELRSLRKDMQLIFQDPYSSLNPRMTVKDIIGEPLLVNNVAKGKELEDRVAQLMRQVGLRPEYMRRYPHAFSGGQRQRIGIARALALNPRLVVCDESVSALDVSIQAQILNLLQDLQAEMHLTYLFIAHDLSVVEHISDRVAVMYVGKVVEVADTEELFANPKHPYTEALLSAVPKPDPRFKTERILLRGEVADPANPPSGCYFHPRCNYAQEICSKEAPKLRNIYGEDDKEHIVACHFAEKLELRGIAVAQGA; encoded by the coding sequence ATGCGTAAGAATATACTCCTGGAAGTGAAGGATCTGAAGAAGCATTTCCCCATACGTAAGGGGATATGGAGGCATGTGGTGGGGTATGTGAAGGCAGTAGATGATGTGAGCTTCAGGATCCCGGAAGGGGAGACACTGGGGCTCGTGGGAGAGAGCGGGTGTGGCAAGACCACCACAGGGAGATGCATCCTCCGGGCCATAGATCCAACCAGCGGGCAGATCCTGTTCAGGAAGAACGGGGAAATGGTGGATGTGGCGAGTCTGGACCATAAGGAACTCAGGAGCCTACGCAAGGATATGCAGCTCATATTCCAGGACCCATACTCCTCTCTAAATCCAAGGATGACTGTAAAGGATATCATTGGTGAACCTTTGCTGGTGAACAACGTGGCAAAGGGCAAGGAGCTGGAGGACAGGGTTGCGCAGCTCATGAGGCAGGTAGGGCTCAGGCCTGAGTATATGAGGAGATACCCGCATGCCTTCAGCGGAGGGCAGAGGCAGAGGATAGGTATAGCGAGGGCACTTGCGTTAAACCCGAGGCTTGTAGTCTGTGATGAGTCAGTGTCAGCCCTCGATGTATCTATCCAGGCTCAGATATTGAACCTTCTCCAGGACCTGCAGGCAGAGATGCACCTCACCTATCTCTTCATAGCCCATGACCTGAGCGTAGTGGAACACATAAGCGACAGGGTGGCAGTGATGTATGTGGGGAAGGTAGTAGAGGTGGCGGATACAGAAGAGCTCTTTGCGAACCCGAAGCATCCATATACTGAGGCTCTGCTTTCAGCGGTGCCGAAGCCAGATCCGAGGTTCAAGACAGAGAGGATCCTGTTGAGGGGAGAGGTAGCTGATCCAGCGAATCCTCCAAGCGGGTGCTATTTCCATCCCAGGTGCAACTATGCCCAAGAGATATGCAGCAAGGAGGCGCCAAAGCTGAGGAACATCTACGGCGAGGATGACAAAGAGCATATCGTGGCCTGTCATTTCGCAGAGAAACTTGAACTCAGGGGAATTGCGGTGGCGCAAGGAGCGTGA
- a CDS encoding PIG-L family deacetylase, protein MVQIPKIEECQRILCVQPHPDDTDIGAGATIAKLVRLGAEVIYLTVTDDSAGTQDPALGLDKLAAIRRQEQEAAARELGVKEVRWLGYPDAGDYSSYSVRLDIIRAIRELRPDLLMTVDPYLPYESHPDHLICGQAAAAAVLLYNFVNIKSDPAIDVSFRPYPIRGIAYYHTAYPNTYVEVSQRDWDRKFAAIACHKSQVDEATMERFSIYFDLKAREYGAKAGCERAEAFKVLAPIMLHCVVDAIHI, encoded by the coding sequence ATGGTTCAGATACCGAAGATCGAGGAATGCCAGCGGATCTTATGTGTCCAGCCGCATCCGGATGATACCGACATCGGCGCGGGCGCCACCATTGCAAAGCTGGTTCGCCTGGGAGCCGAGGTCATATATCTGACGGTGACGGACGATTCCGCCGGAACTCAGGACCCTGCCCTTGGGCTGGATAAGCTCGCCGCGATCAGAAGGCAGGAACAGGAAGCGGCCGCCCGCGAGCTGGGGGTCAAGGAAGTGCGGTGGCTTGGATATCCAGATGCCGGTGATTATTCATCTTATTCGGTTCGCCTCGACATTATCCGCGCCATACGAGAGCTTCGTCCCGACCTTCTGATGACAGTAGATCCGTATCTTCCATACGAATCTCATCCTGATCACCTGATTTGCGGACAAGCTGCTGCAGCTGCCGTGCTGCTCTACAATTTCGTCAATATCAAGAGCGACCCGGCTATCGACGTCTCATTCAGACCCTATCCAATTCGCGGCATAGCATACTATCATACGGCCTACCCCAACACATACGTTGAAGTGAGTCAGAGGGACTGGGATAGGAAGTTTGCGGCTATTGCCTGTCACAAGAGCCAGGTAGATGAGGCGACCATGGAGAGATTCAGCATATATTTTGATCTGAAGGCCAGAGAATATGGCGCCAAGGCTGGCTGTGAGAGGGCAGAAGCATTTAAGGTACTTGCTCCGATTATGCTACACTGTGTGGTTGATGCGATCCATATTTGA
- a CDS encoding galactitol-1-phosphate 5-dehydrogenase, with amino-acid sequence MKAAVLHGQRDIRYEEIEVPQINDDEILVNVKATGICGSDVPRVLGNAAHYYPIVLGHEFSGEVAEVGKQVRGISVGDRVAGAPLIPCHRCVDCVQGNYAQCKHYTFIGSRVFGSWAEYVKLPGINAVKLPEGVSYEQGAFFEPATVAFHGLFGIDFRGGSDVAIMGMGTIGLLVLQCARILGAKRIFAFDIDDTRLKMAEEYGADVCLNTRDEGFQEIVKQETNGRGFELVVEAAGVASTEKFSIEIASNKGKVMFIGTPSGNISFTLREFENINRKELTIRGSWMSYSAPFPGKEWELAVYYFQKGRLGCDRLIDRIVPLGQISKAFEDLMSGKVKGKILLKP; translated from the coding sequence ATGAAAGCTGCAGTATTGCATGGTCAAAGAGATATTCGCTACGAAGAGATAGAGGTGCCCCAAATCAATGACGATGAGATCCTGGTGAATGTGAAAGCTACCGGAATCTGCGGATCCGATGTACCGCGCGTATTGGGGAATGCGGCCCACTATTACCCAATCGTGCTGGGTCATGAATTCTCGGGAGAGGTTGCGGAGGTGGGGAAACAGGTAAGGGGTATATCAGTGGGGGATCGTGTCGCCGGCGCTCCTCTCATTCCCTGTCACAGGTGCGTGGACTGCGTGCAGGGAAATTACGCCCAATGCAAGCACTATACATTTATAGGCTCCAGGGTTTTTGGGAGCTGGGCTGAATATGTGAAACTCCCAGGTATCAATGCAGTCAAACTTCCCGAGGGAGTATCATATGAACAGGGCGCGTTCTTTGAGCCTGCCACTGTAGCGTTTCATGGCCTATTTGGCATTGACTTCCGTGGTGGCTCAGACGTAGCGATCATGGGAATGGGAACGATCGGGTTGCTCGTCCTCCAATGCGCGAGAATCTTGGGAGCTAAACGCATTTTCGCCTTTGATATCGATGATACCAGGTTGAAAATGGCGGAGGAATATGGAGCGGATGTATGCCTGAACACGCGAGATGAGGGATTTCAAGAAATCGTCAAGCAAGAGACCAATGGCCGGGGCTTTGAGCTTGTGGTAGAGGCGGCGGGGGTAGCATCCACGGAGAAATTCAGCATCGAGATTGCCTCCAACAAGGGTAAGGTAATGTTCATCGGGACGCCCTCAGGAAATATCTCGTTCACCCTCAGGGAATTTGAGAATATAAACAGAAAAGAACTCACTATTCGCGGCTCCTGGATGTCATACTCGGCCCCCTTCCCGGGTAAGGAATGGGAATTAGCGGTCTATTATTTTCAGAAAGGACGCCTCGGTTGCGATAGGTTAATAGATAGAATCGTCCCCCTTGGGCAAATCTCCAAAGCCTTTGAGGATCTGATGTCGGGGAAAGTAAAGGGGAAGATTCTGCTGAAACCGTGA